From one Burkholderia latens genomic stretch:
- a CDS encoding amidohydrolase family protein yields MQTVHAPHLPVRPEWLALRDEPALEPALAIVDAHHHLWDRQTGRYLADEFGADVRSGHRVVSTVYVQCRSMLRAGGPDAFKPVGEVEFATGVAAMFASGAYGPTRCCEAIVGGADLSLGAELDAVLDAMLAVSGGRLRRIRNPLAWHASPDVRSSPVTPPRDRMSNPAFRQGVMTLGRYGLSLDAWVYHTQLDDLYELARACENVTIVIDHFGGPLGVGPHAGRREEVHAQWRRQLARLAALPNTCMKLGGAGMTVFGSDFAARDLPPSSQELAAAWQPYFDTCVELFGVDRCMFESNFPVDKGMFSYRVLWNAFKRLASAMSADERAALFSRTAASTYRIAIPGDNP; encoded by the coding sequence ATGCAGACCGTTCACGCACCGCATCTTCCCGTCCGGCCCGAGTGGCTCGCACTGCGCGACGAGCCGGCACTCGAACCCGCGCTTGCGATCGTCGACGCCCATCATCACCTGTGGGACCGCCAGACCGGGCGTTATCTCGCGGACGAGTTCGGCGCGGACGTGCGCAGCGGGCATCGGGTCGTATCGACGGTCTATGTGCAGTGCCGCTCGATGTTGCGCGCCGGCGGGCCGGATGCGTTCAAGCCGGTTGGCGAAGTGGAATTCGCGACAGGCGTCGCCGCGATGTTCGCAAGCGGCGCATACGGCCCAACGCGCTGCTGCGAGGCCATCGTCGGCGGCGCCGATCTGTCGCTCGGCGCGGAACTCGATGCAGTGCTCGACGCGATGCTGGCGGTTTCGGGTGGCCGGCTGCGCCGGATCCGCAATCCGCTCGCGTGGCATGCGAGCCCCGACGTGCGATCGAGCCCGGTTACGCCGCCGCGCGACCGTATGTCGAATCCCGCTTTCAGGCAGGGCGTGATGACGCTCGGCCGCTATGGGCTGTCGCTCGACGCGTGGGTCTATCACACGCAGCTCGACGACCTGTATGAACTCGCACGCGCATGCGAGAACGTCACCATCGTCATCGACCATTTCGGCGGTCCGCTCGGCGTGGGCCCGCATGCCGGCCGGCGCGAGGAAGTCCATGCGCAATGGAGACGCCAACTCGCGCGTCTGGCCGCGTTGCCGAACACGTGCATGAAGCTCGGCGGCGCGGGCATGACCGTGTTCGGCTCGGACTTCGCCGCGCGCGACCTGCCGCCGTCGTCGCAGGAACTGGCGGCGGCGTGGCAGCCGTATTTCGACACGTGCGTCGAACTGTTCGGCGTCGATCGCTGCATGTTCGAGAGCAACTTCCCCGTCGACAAGGGGATGTTCAGCTATCGCGTGCTGTGGAACGCCTTCAAACGCCTTGCGTCCGCGATGTCGGCCGACGAAAGGGCCGCGCTGTTCAGCCGGACGGCTGCATCGACGTATCGCATCGCGATTCCCGGAGACAACCCATGA
- a CDS encoding MFS transporter — protein MNVATQAGWVNRLFPALTEASLRRYLSGQVASVLGSWTQNVTLNLLIYHLSGSAAILALLNFLLYGPQLIVAPVAGSRIGSANARRVTLCVLTTSLVLTGSLFTLSLLGMLGVKLILAHALAIGVSSAVETPARQVLLLTSLQDATHTSNAVAMNTMVYNVGRMVGPTIAGFVYPALGPRTSFAIYALALCFMAACVRSIRAAPVNRPARAESGLRDAVGYVLSDVFSARYLPILACIGLFAGSYQTLVPLLADQGFHDAARFTGVFFACAGAGSLSAAVLLSSAWGPRASHRFIAYAPWTAIGALAVLAATTDAAGSIPAFYALGFSLTFAATSTNATIQRRCPEHVRGGLVGMYGMAYNGTMPFGYLLVGSASEALGVRHTFAAMAVVLACGVISIIAWQRFTGTRSGAQ, from the coding sequence ATGAACGTGGCAACGCAAGCGGGTTGGGTGAACAGGCTGTTTCCAGCGCTGACGGAGGCATCGCTGCGGCGTTATCTGAGCGGGCAGGTCGCGTCGGTGCTCGGCAGCTGGACGCAAAACGTCACGCTCAATCTGCTGATCTATCACCTGTCCGGCTCGGCGGCGATCCTGGCGCTGCTCAACTTTCTGCTGTACGGGCCGCAGCTGATCGTCGCGCCGGTGGCGGGGTCGCGCATCGGCTCGGCCAACGCGCGCCGAGTGACGCTATGCGTGCTCACGACGTCGCTGGTGCTGACGGGCAGCCTCTTCACGTTGTCGCTCCTCGGCATGCTCGGGGTGAAGCTGATCCTTGCGCATGCGCTCGCGATCGGCGTGTCGAGCGCGGTGGAGACGCCTGCGCGGCAGGTGCTGCTGCTGACGAGCCTGCAGGACGCCACGCATACCTCCAATGCGGTCGCGATGAACACGATGGTCTACAACGTCGGGCGCATGGTCGGCCCGACCATCGCCGGATTCGTCTATCCGGCGCTGGGGCCGAGAACGTCGTTTGCCATCTACGCGCTCGCGCTGTGCTTCATGGCGGCGTGCGTGCGGTCGATCCGGGCCGCGCCGGTGAATCGCCCGGCGCGCGCGGAGAGCGGTTTGCGCGACGCGGTCGGCTACGTGCTGTCCGACGTGTTCTCGGCGCGCTATCTGCCGATTCTCGCGTGCATCGGCCTGTTTGCCGGCAGCTACCAGACGCTCGTGCCGCTGCTCGCGGACCAGGGCTTTCACGACGCGGCGCGCTTTACCGGCGTGTTCTTCGCCTGCGCCGGCGCGGGTTCGTTGAGCGCGGCGGTGCTGCTGTCGTCGGCGTGGGGGCCGCGCGCGTCGCACCGGTTCATTGCGTATGCACCGTGGACGGCAATCGGCGCGCTGGCCGTGCTGGCTGCGACGACCGATGCGGCGGGATCGATTCCCGCGTTCTATGCGCTCGGCTTCAGCCTCACGTTCGCGGCCACGTCGACGAACGCGACCATTCAGCGCCGGTGCCCCGAACACGTGCGCGGCGGGCTCGTCGGGATGTACGGCATGGCCTACAACGGCACGATGCCGTTCGGTTATCTGCTCGTCGGCAGCGCATCCGAGGCGCTGGGCGTGCGGCACACATTCGCGGCAATGGCCGTCGTGCTCGCCTGCGGCGTCATTTCGATCATCGCGTGGCAACGGTTCACGGGAACGCGCTCAGGCGCACAATAA
- a CDS encoding MFS transporter yields MKTTATLATPEMESAAAEKGLTRVTGTEWRSLSLAGLGWMFESYDSFLLSLLLPTLALQFGLNKAQLGIFTSVTAAGQIVGGILFGFGSDRIGRVRTALLCIGIYSLFSGLIAFAPDAHSFAALRFLGALGMGGTWTAGAALIAETWHSSRRGKGGALMQMGLPVGAILAIAISGIVGAAHGGLTGDSWRLLFLIGASPFFILFWVARKTPESPIWLERRNAKAQGRQLDTAGREKLNVRGLFTAFCFIFFLQYLYWGVFTWTPTFLVAVKHLDFVHSLKFVLALQFGAIAGFLLFSAWVDRLGRRPMFLAYLLVGAMAVGVYIVSANPLLLMTAIFLTGFSVNGIFAGAGPFLAEIIGNTASRGFFMGLAYNGGRLGGFIAPLIIGALASTSGGFVLGLATTIVAFIAAAAVVLFAPETRGKALS; encoded by the coding sequence ATGAAGACGACTGCAACCTTGGCGACACCAGAGATGGAATCCGCAGCCGCTGAAAAAGGCCTCACGCGCGTGACCGGTACCGAGTGGCGTTCGCTGTCGCTCGCGGGGCTCGGCTGGATGTTCGAGAGCTACGACTCGTTTCTGCTTTCGCTGCTGCTGCCGACGCTCGCGCTGCAGTTCGGATTGAACAAGGCGCAGCTCGGCATTTTCACCAGCGTCACGGCGGCCGGACAGATCGTCGGCGGCATTCTGTTCGGCTTCGGGTCGGACCGGATCGGGCGCGTGCGCACCGCACTGCTCTGCATCGGCATCTACTCGCTTTTTTCCGGCCTGATCGCATTTGCGCCCGACGCGCACTCGTTCGCCGCGTTGCGCTTTCTCGGCGCGCTGGGCATGGGCGGCACCTGGACCGCCGGCGCGGCGCTCATTGCGGAAACCTGGCATTCGAGCCGGCGCGGCAAGGGCGGTGCGCTGATGCAGATGGGCCTGCCGGTCGGCGCGATTCTCGCGATCGCGATCTCGGGCATCGTCGGCGCCGCGCATGGCGGATTGACCGGCGACAGTTGGCGTCTGCTGTTCCTGATCGGCGCGTCGCCGTTCTTCATCCTGTTCTGGGTCGCGCGCAAGACGCCGGAATCGCCGATCTGGCTCGAGCGCAGAAACGCGAAGGCACAGGGCCGCCAGCTCGACACGGCAGGTCGCGAGAAGCTGAACGTGCGTGGACTTTTCACCGCTTTCTGTTTCATCTTCTTTCTGCAGTACCTCTACTGGGGTGTATTCACGTGGACGCCGACGTTCCTCGTCGCGGTGAAGCACCTCGATTTCGTGCATAGCCTGAAGTTCGTGCTGGCGCTGCAGTTCGGCGCGATCGCCGGGTTTCTGCTGTTCTCGGCATGGGTCGACCGGCTCGGCCGGCGGCCGATGTTCCTGGCCTATCTGCTGGTCGGCGCGATGGCCGTCGGCGTGTATATCGTGTCGGCGAATCCGTTGCTGCTGATGACCGCAATCTTCCTGACCGGCTTCAGCGTGAACGGCATCTTCGCGGGCGCCGGTCCGTTCCTCGCGGAGATCATCGGCAACACCGCATCGCGCGGGTTTTTCATGGGCCTCGCGTACAACGGCGGCCGGCTCGGCGGCTTCATCGCGCCGTTGATCATCGGTGCGCTGGCGTCGACGTCCGGAGGCTTCGTGCTCGGGCTCGCGACGACGATCGTCGCGTTCATCGCCGCGGCCGCGGTCGTGCTGTTCGCGCCCGAAACCCGCGGAAAGGCGCTGTCATGA